The Chanos chanos chromosome 6, fChaCha1.1, whole genome shotgun sequence genome includes a region encoding these proteins:
- the pip4k2cb gene encoding phosphatidylinositol 5-phosphate 4-kinase type-2 gamma — translation MASPSKTSASNPVVKLARTKSKKRHFVQQKVEVLRPSDPVLSVFMWGINHTINDLSQVPMPVMLLPDDFKANTKIKVNNHLYNKENLPGHFKFKEYCPQVFRNLRERFGIEDQDYQVSLTRSPPVKDSENQGEGLLFTSYDRTLIVKQISSEEVEDMHNILSEYHQHIVTCHGSTLLPQFLGMYRVTVEGEDTYLIVMRNMFSHQLHVHRKYDLKGSLVSREASDKEKGKELPTFKDVDFRNSMQKVYISEEEKEKLMDKLNRDVEFLVRLKIMDYSLLLGIHDVGRAEREEEEESEESSSEEEEESENGVPAAPPTGGSYGTSPEGIAGYMSSCKPFGPGDFDPYVDVYAIQSAVGAPQREVYFMGLIDILTQYDTRKKAAHAAKTVKHGAGAEISTVHPEQYAKRFREFIYNIFA, via the exons ATGGCTTCCCCCAGTAAGACTAGTGCCTCAAACCCTGTTGTCAAACTTGCTCGAACGAAGAGcaagaaaagacattttgtgCAGCAGAAGGTGGAGGTTTTAAGACCTAGTGATCCAGTTCTGAGCGTCTTCATGTGGGGAATCAATCATACG ATAAATGACCTGTCACAAGTCCCTATGCCTGTAATGCTGCTTCCTGACGACTTTAAGGCGAACACCAAGATCAAAGTCAACAATCATCTCTATAACAA GGAGAATCTTCCAGGTCATTTCAAGTTCAAAGAGTACTGTCCACAGGTGTTCCGTAACCTTCGTGAACGTTTTGGAATCGAGGATCAGGATTATCAG gTGTCTTTGACGCGCAGTCCTCCCGTGAAGGATAGTGAGAATCAGGGGGAGGGGCTACTGTTTACCTCATATGACCGCACACTGATTGTCAAGCAGATCTCCAGTGAGGAAGTAGAGGACATGCACAACATCTTGTCTGAATATCATCAG CACATAGTCACCTGCCATGGCAGCACACTGCTTCCCCAGTTCCTGGGAATGTACCGGGTCACTGTGGAGGGTGAAGACACATACCTGATCGTCATGAGGAACATGTTCAGTCACCAGCTTCACGTTCACAGGAAATATGACCTCAAG GGGTCTCTGGTGTCTCGAGAAGCAAGCGATAAAGAGAAG GGCAAAGAACTTCCCACGTTTAAAGATGTGGATTTTCGGAACAGCATGCAGAAGGTCTACATTagtgaggaagagaaggaaaagctCATGGATAAGCTGAACAGAGATGTTGAG TTCCTCGTGCGTTTGAAGATCATGGACTACAGCTTGCTGCTGGGGATCCATGATGTGGGGAGGGCAGagcgagaggaagaggaggagtcaGAGGAATCGTCatcagaagaggaggaggagtcagaGAATGGCGTGCCCGCCGCCCCTCCTACCGGGGGTTCTTATGGAACCTCACCCGAAGGAATCGCCGGGTACATGAGCTCCTGTAAGCCTTTTGGGCCAGGAGACTTTGACCCCTATGTGGACGTGTACGCCATTCAGAGTGCAGTCG GAGCCCCACAGAGAGAAGTGTACTTCATGGGGCTAATTGACATTCTGACACAGTATGACACCAGGAAGAAAGCAGCACACGCAGCAAAGACCGTCAAACACGGG
- the igfbp6a gene encoding insulin-like growth factor-binding protein 6a, whose protein sequence is MPFFPDVLALLVVIQLSLPGSLSQMSHLSPQKGCLTCNKSPGTDKKNYRTLPRSSEESTSVLALGEPCGVYTLNCAKGLRCIPPSGEPSPLQALLQGRGVCANPKATNVHTPPPTESLPLPPESSEKGPCRKQLTTLLKGLELTHFESNQDIYIPNCDKRGFFRRKQCWSSRGMQRGRCWCVDENGVKIPSRTGEDGNIICDNTRRESATAL, encoded by the exons ATGCCTTTTTTCCCAGACGTGCTGGCTCTTTTGGTCGTCATCCAGCTCAGCCTGCCTGGCTCCTTGTCCCAGATGTCTCATCTCAGCCCTCAGAAAGGCTGTCTCACCTGTAACAAGTCCCCAGGGACCGACAAGAAGAATTACAGAACTTTGCCACGCTCCAGCGAAGAGAGCACCTCTGTGCTGGCATTAGGAGAACCATGTGGGGTTTACACTCTGAATTGTGCAAAGGGGCTTCGCTGCATCCCTCCGTCAGGAGAGCCAAGTCCCCTACAAGCACTGCTCCAAGGCAGAGGAGTGTGCGCGAATCCCAAGGCAACCAATGTCCACACCCCTCCACCCACAG AATCCCTGCCATTACCCCCTGAGAGCTCTGAAAAG GGTCCCTGCCGTAAACAACTGACCACATTGCTAAAGGGTCTCGAGCTTACACACTTTGAGTCTAACCAAGACATCTACATCCCCAACTGTGACAAAAGGGGTTTCTTCAGGAGAAAGCAG TGTTGGTCATCCAGGGGAATGCAGCGTGGCCGCTGTTGGTGTGTGGACGAGAACGGCGTGAAGATTCCATCGCGTACAGGAGAAGACGGAAATATTATCTGTGACAACACACGAAGAGAATCCGCTACAGCCCTCTGA